From Carya illinoinensis cultivar Pawnee chromosome 5, C.illinoinensisPawnee_v1, whole genome shotgun sequence, one genomic window encodes:
- the LOC122310265 gene encoding uncharacterized protein LOC122310265: protein MDPSIIAQFMDILRVNPYCTFFRSLGDLPSLEYQKIRIRFDPGLDQRVYNAPTSSEVAAIWVKDDTLEQVTPRDIFVYNHVGGSHIVQYYFGSYDPLQYPLLFPFGDIGWHQVLRRNRKDPFVSCREYYCYKLQIREDVNSILLLSGRLFQQFVVDTYIKIETSRLDYFRRNQQHIRSELYQGIVDSISVGETNASRIGKRLILPSSFIGGPRDMQKRYMEAMTLVQRYGKPDIFLTIICNPNWKEISAELKPHEETQNRPDLIARIFRAKLEELKHQLFKREIFEKVSAYVYVIEHQKRGLPHAHFLIILHRDWKLYAPESFDQIVSAELPDKDKNLHLYTDVIKHMMHGPCGALNPTNVCMKKNGHCKNNYPRHFVPNTTIGNDCFPIYKRSDDGRTVKIRGHDLDNRRVVPYNSYLLAMFDCHINVETCSTIKAVKYLYKYIYKGHDRVAFNLVSEQPNQQIDEIQQFQSARWIVPPEAMWRIYGFIINEVHPAVYSLHLHLENQHQVTFPAHENLNNVINSDLYAKSMLTEFFSTNRVDENARKLLYKEFPEFYVWSQQYKMWTVRKKQIVIGRIVTTNPSEGERYYLRILLNHIRGPLSFDDLKTVNGVLVTTFREAATMHGLLERDDSVEESLQEASLYQMPSNLRQLFATILVYCNPTNPRYLWEHFEQDMSSDFQLTEDSQSNVRMQVLRSISMTLESMGRDINSFQLLDRNIHFDEDEFLSREIDDELAVFIPEEDLTASTLLNREQQIVYSLVLEKIFSNQSAAFFIDGPGGTGKTFLYKALLATIRSRHLIALATVSSGVAASILPGGRTTHSRFKIPLDNNKNSICSVSKQSGLAKLLQITKLIIWDEAPMSRKEAIEALDRMLKDVNNSELSFGGKVVIFGGDFRQILPVVPKGTRQQQIDASLVSSYLWPTLKKIRLTENMRARLDPDFSNYILELGNGMPPITIDEHVKILTAMLIPYQNDTASLDQLLDTVFNDISEYSTNISSMMNRAILTPKNSYVDEINNLLIQRFPGDIINYYSFDETIDASEQAIMEDFLNTLTPNGFPPHQLLLK from the exons ATGGATCCATCAATTATTGCACAGTTCATGGATATTCTTCGTGTCAATCCATATTGTACATTTTTTCGTTCTCTTGGAGATCTACCAAGTTTGGAATATCAAAAAATACGCATCAGATTTGATCCTGGTTTAGATCAACGAGTATACAATGCTCCTACATCATCAGAAGTTGCAGCAATTTGGGTTAAAGATGACACTCTAGAGCAAGTAACACCTCGTGACATCTTTGTTTATAACCATGTTGGTGGAAGTCACatagttcaatattattttggatcTTATGATCCACTTCAATATCCACTGTTATTTCCTTTTGGCGATATTGGATGGCATCAAG TGTTGAGGAGAAACAGAAAAGATCCATTTGTTTCATGCCGTGAATACTATTGTTATAAATTACAAATCAGAGAAGATGTGAATTCAATTCTTCTACTGTCTGGTCGATTGTTTCAACAATTTGTTGTCgatacatatattaaaattgaaacatcAAGATTAGATTATTTTCGCAGAAATCAACAACATATTCGATCTGAATTGTATCAAGGCATTGTGGACAGTATCAGTGTTGGAGAAACAAATGCTTCTAGAATTGGAAAACGCTTGATTCTACCATCATCTTTTATTGGAGGTCCAAGAGATATGCAAAAAAGATACATGGAAGCAATGACTTTAGTTCAACGGTATGGAAAACCAGATATCTTTCTAACAATTATATGCAATCCAAATTGGAAAGAAATCTCAGCAGAGTTGAAACCACATGAAGAGACTCAAAATCGTCCTGATTTAATAGCTCGAATCTTCagagcaaaattagaagaattgaaGCATCAACTATTCAAACGagagatatttgaaaaagtttcagCGTATGTTTATGTCATTGAACATCAGAAAAGAGGACTTCCGCATGCACATTTTTTGATCATCTTACATCGAGATTGGAAATTATATGCACCAGAATCTTTTGATCAGATTGTTTCTGCAGAATTACCTGACAAAGACAAGAATTTGCATCTATATACAGATGTTATAAAACATATGATGCATGGACCGTGTGGAGCCTTGAATCCAACAAATGTGTGCATGAAAAAGAATGGTCATTGCAAGAATAATTATCCAAGACATTTCGTGCCAAACACAACCATTGGGAATGATTGTTTTCCAATATATAAACGATCTGATGATGGAAGAACTGTGAAAATTAGAGGTCATGATTTAGATAATCGTAGGGTTGTTCCATACAATTCTTATTTGCTTGCAATGTTTGACTGTCATATTAATGTAGAAACTTGTTCTACAATAAAGGCAGTTAAATAtctttacaaatatatttacaaaggtCATGACCGTGTTGCCTTTAATTTGGTTTCTGAACAACCAAATCAACAAATTGATGAAATTCAACAATTCCAATCAGCTCGATGGATTGTTCCGCCAGAAGCAATGTGGAGAATATACGGATTTATTATCAATGAAGTACATCCAGCAGTTTACAGCTTGCATTTACATCTTGAAAATCAGCACCAAGTAACATTTCCAGCACATGAAAACTTGAACAATGTGATCAATTCTGATCTTTATGCAAAATCAATGTTAACAGAATTCTTTTCAACAAATCGAGTTGATGAAAATGCCAGAAAGTTGTTGTATAAAGAATTtccagaattttatgtttggagtCAACAATACAAAATGTGGACAGTTCGAAAGAAACAGATTGTTATAGGCCGAATTGTGACAACAAATCCTTCTGAAGGTGAAAGATATTATTTGCGAATTCTATTAAATCATATAAGAGGTCCTTTATCATTTGATGACCTCAAAACAGTCAATGGTGTTTTGGTCACTACATTTCGTGAAGCTGCTACAATGCATGGTTTATTAGAAAGAGATGACAGTGTAGAAGAATCTTTACAAGAAGCATCTCTATATCAAATGCCTTCTAATTTGCGTCAGCTATTTGCAACTATCTTGGTCTACTGTAATCCAACAAATCCAAGATATCTTTGGGAACATTTTGAACAAGACATGTCATCTGATTTTCAATTAACTGAAGATTCTCAATCAAATGTGAGAATGCAAGTTTTACGCTCCATCTCCATGACACTTGAATCAATGGGTAGAGACATTAATTCATTCCAACTTCTTGATCGAAACATTcattttgatgaagatgaatTTTTGTCCAGAGAGATTGATGATGAACTAGCTGTTTTTATTCCAGAAGAAGATCTCACTGCATCAACACTACTTAATCGAGAGCAACAAATTGTTTACAGTTTGGTTCTAGAAAAGATTTTCTCAAATCAAAGTGCTGCATTTTTTATAGATGGGCCTGGCGGAACTGGAAAGACATTTTTATACAAGGCACTTCTTgcaacaataaggtcaagacattTAATTGCTCTTGCAACTGTTTCATCTGGTGTAGCTGCATCAATTCTACCTGGAGGTCGAACAACACATTCACGATTTAAAATACCTCTAGACAATAACAAAAATTCCATATGCAGTGTTAGCAAACAAAGTGGACTCGCAAAACTGTTACAAATAACAAAATTGATTATATGGGATGAAGCTCCTATGTCAAGAAAAGAAGCAATAGAAGCATTAGACAGAATGTTGAAAGATGTCAATAATTCAGAACTATCTTTTGGTGGAAAAGTTGTTATATTTGGAGGAGATTTTCGCCAAATTTTACCTGTTGTTCCAAAAGGAACAAGACAGCAACAAATTGACGCTAGCTTGGTTTCTTCTTATCTATGgcccacattaaaaaaaattcgtcTAACTGAAAATATGCGCGCAAGATTGGATCCAGATTTTTCAAACTATATATTGGAATTAGGCAATGGAATGCCACCAATTACAATCGATGAACATGTCAAAATTCTTACAGCCATGTTAATTCCATATCAGAATGATACTGCTTCTTTGGATCAATTATTAGATActgtttttaatgatatttcagaATATTCGACAAATATTTCAAGCATGATGAACCGTGCCATATTGACACCGAAGAACAGTTATGTAGATGAGATAAACAATTTGTTGATACAGAGATTTCCAGGAGATATCATCAACTATTACAGTTTTGATGAAACAATTGATGCATCTGAACAAGCAATCATGGAAGATTTCTTAAATACATTGACTCCAAATGGATTCCCTCCACATCAACTATTGCTCAAATAG